A single genomic interval of Nocardioides palaemonis harbors:
- a CDS encoding IclR family transcriptional regulator, with protein MAADPDHLLVRSTPRRAGQGRGEALRSVNIALDVLECFATDNELGVTDIARRLGIAKSTAHRMLSVLGNRGYVEQVPATGRYRLGIHVYELGQLAQARSSLRHVALPVMRYLAETTGLTVNLSVPDGPDVVFVERIEKPGLEEELDRIGRRLPAHVTSSGKVIAAFNPAVDRARREAGFPPRVSRTVRSVAHWESELTMARRHGFATSESESINDVSTVAVPIRNVAGLAVAAISMMGPTEQIRADIPRLAQLLTTESRRIGRQL; from the coding sequence ATGGCAGCGGACCCGGACCACCTGCTCGTCAGGAGCACGCCTCGCCGCGCCGGCCAGGGCCGCGGCGAGGCGCTGCGGTCGGTCAACATCGCCCTCGACGTCCTCGAATGCTTCGCCACCGACAACGAGCTCGGGGTCACCGACATCGCGCGGCGACTCGGGATCGCCAAGTCCACGGCCCACCGCATGCTGTCGGTGCTGGGGAACCGCGGCTACGTCGAGCAGGTGCCTGCTACGGGCCGCTACCGTCTGGGTATCCACGTCTACGAGCTCGGCCAACTCGCCCAGGCACGCAGCAGCCTGCGCCACGTCGCTCTGCCGGTGATGCGCTACCTCGCCGAGACCACCGGGCTGACGGTCAACCTGTCCGTCCCCGACGGACCCGACGTCGTCTTCGTCGAACGCATCGAGAAGCCCGGCCTCGAGGAAGAGCTCGACCGCATCGGCCGTCGCCTCCCCGCCCACGTCACCAGCTCGGGCAAGGTGATCGCGGCCTTCAACCCCGCGGTCGATCGCGCCCGGCGCGAGGCCGGCTTCCCGCCACGCGTCAGCCGAACCGTCCGGTCGGTCGCCCACTGGGAGAGCGAGCTGACGATGGCCCGCCGCCACGGCTTCGCCACCTCGGAGTCGGAGTCCATCAACGACGTCTCCACCGTCGCAGTACCAATCCGCAACGTCGCCGGCCTCGCCGTCGCCGCCATCTCGATGATGGGACCCACCGAACAGATCCGCGCCGACATCCCGCGGCTCGCCCAACTCCTCACCACCGAGAGCCGGCGAATCGGCCGCCAGCTCTGA